A window of the Gopherus flavomarginatus isolate rGopFla2 unplaced genomic scaffold, rGopFla2.mat.asm mat_scaffold_90_arrow_ctg1, whole genome shotgun sequence genome harbors these coding sequences:
- the LOC127042687 gene encoding olfactory receptor 11A1-like — protein sequence MALASASKMQPLCDSAEPNLSGRPSTRHHVLQLQRRNHQQVRGAGGKGLLTPDRGGNLQDGRVDKNVRHNNEEETGKAHWGAGDQNDHFHQKKLLITLGRQKLSWGTISTTKAVAEKPVTQETKPVADAEGGNQTSVTEFILLGFSNTLELQTLLFLLFLVIYIMTMAGNILILVLVVVDQHLHTPMYLFLGNLSCLETCYTSTILASLLTGDRTISFYACVIQYNIFGFLATTECYLLAAMSYDRYLAICKPLHYTIIMHGRFCLQLAAGSWVSGLLASYIVTGMILQLTFCGPNEIDHFFCDFNLLLNISCSDTHLLELLASILSFIFTLPPFLLTVTSYVCIIVAILQIPSTTGRQKAFSTCSSHLIVVTIFYWTITIVYVLPKNDTLRDLNKVFSLLYTVLTPLVNPLIYSLRNKKVKEALRKTLGKFMNFRRIQAIQANMCKINRNGENLDPSIAIWVAPLDGLITHARGKRSSSSE from the exons ATGGCCCTGGCATCTGCCAGCAAGATGCAGCCCCTGTGTGACAGTGCGGAGCCCAACTTGAGTGGCAGACCAAGCACCAGGCATCATGTGCTGCAgctgcagcgcagaa ACCACCAGCAGGTGAGAGGCGCAGGGGGAAAAGGCCTTCTGACTCCTGACAGAGGAGGCAATTTGCAGGATGGCAGAGTGGATAAGAATGTAAGACACAACAATGAAGAGGAAACGGGCAAGGCACACTGGGGAGCAGGAGACCAGAATGATCATTTCCACCAGAAGAAATTGTTAATAACATTGGGGCGGCAGAAGCTTAGCTGGGGAACCATCTCCACTACTAAAGCAGTGGCTGAGAAACCAGTTACCCAGGAG ACAAAACCCGTGGCAGATGCAGAAGGAGGAAATCAAACGTCtgtcacagaattcatcctcctgggattcAGCAATACCCTGGAGCTTCAGacccttctcttcctgctgtttctgGTGATCTACATTATGACCAtggctgggaacatcctcatcCTGGTGCTGGTTGTGGTTGATCAGCACCTACACACTCCCATGTACTTATttctggggaacttgtcctgcttggagacctgtTACACCTCCACCATtctggccagtctcctgactggggacagaaccatTTCTTTCTATGCATGTGTCATACAATATAATATCTTTGGCTTCTTAGCAACTACAGAATGTTATCTTCTAGCAGCCATGTCTTACGATCGTTATTTAGCAATATGTAAACCCCTCCATTATACAATAATTATGCATGGCAGGTTCTGCCTCCAGCTAGCAGCTGGGTCTTGGGTGAGCGGGTTACTGGCTAGTTACATAGTAACTGGAATGATTTTACAATTAACTTTCTGTGGCCCCAATGAAATTGATcattttttttgtgatttcaacctGTTGCTGAACATCTCCTGCAGTGACACCCACCTTTTGGAACTTTTGGCTTCCATACTGTCCTTTATATtcaccctgcccccatttctACTCACTGTGACATCCTATGTCTGTATAATTGTTGCCATCCTGCAAATCCCTTCCACCACTGGGAGGCAaaaggccttctccacctgctcctctcacctcattgtggtgaccaTTTTCTATTGGACCATCACTATTGTGTACGTGTTGCCAAAAAATGATACACTGAGAGACCTGAACAAAGTGTTCTCTCTCCTTTACACAGTCCTGACCCCACTGGTCAATCCCCTCATTTAtagcctgagaaacaaaaaggTCAAGGAGGCCCTGAGGAAAACTCTCGGTAAATTTATGAATTTCAGAAGAATTCAGGCCATCCAAGCTAATATGTGTAAGATAAATCGAAATGGAGAGAATCTGGATCCAAGCATAGCAATCTGGGTTGCCCCTCTTGATGGACTAATAACCCATGCCAGGGGAAAGAGAAGCAGTTCCTCAGAATGA